The window TGCTCTCAACTTTGTTTAACGTCTTTGTTCTATTTTAAGAAGGTTTAAGGAGCCTGTCTACGTAACCGGGTCGTAACATGACCGTGATATGAACGTATCAGGCACGGAAAATAAACACGACACTGGTTACTATGCTCACTATAATGTATTAACAGCGTACCACACCCGTGCAAAACGGTTTCGCAACGTCGCGTGCCATGCACGGAGCTTTTCGGCATCAAATTCTTCTCGGTTGTTGGTCGGTGACGGAACATTGTAGTGGGCATATTCTCATACTTtccattaaaaatttaatacttttaccTGCCACGTTCCTAGCACGGTCATAGTATGAAAGGATGTAAACACACTCCATTATCGTAGTTCTACGTCATTGGTAAGAGTATCGCCACGATGAGCCACTAAGAATGACAATTTCAGGTtccaaaaatttgtttttatggttAAATAATGAAGGTCATCAGATTTTAATTACCTTGGGAGAAATTGACGCTAACATTAGTTTAATCTGCGATCAcctttaatttgtatatttgtgaCACGGGCACCTGTGAAATCAACCAaccattcattttattttggcAGCTTTAGTTTGTGATGTCCTTTAGCCTCACCGATTTGATATCTTATAGCAATCGATTTGTCTATAAAGACGTTTTGATCGATTTAAgactgatatatatttttcattttatattatacccAAGCGTTTAAATAcctatatttcatatatttaaagtaaaccATTTATGTAAATCTTCATTACACTATCTATTggcttaataaattataagattaAGTCGCTTcactattaaaaacaaaaaaagcagCATACatgaagtattatttttttttctctaggATTGTGTAACgacaaatatttagtttttaggtATGCTTAtatcataagtaaaataatCGATTCAACGAAACATAGTACTTGAATCGATATTCggcaaacttaaaattatttctagtcTCTAATTCGAGATTAGACACTATGGTAAATTCTAAGATGGTACGCCCACAAAATTTGATGCCTCAGTGTGATCAACACTATATACCATTAGAATGTTGAATCTATTTAGTATGAAACGTACTTCAGTCAATATTTTGGCATGCTATTGTATTGCCAACCTGATCGGCAGTTATAGCCTGGCTAGATAAAATATCTACGTTTCGTAAGGCCAGCGGTTATCAGTTCCCAATAGATAATaatctactaataaaataaGGAAACTTCTAAACTTCATGTAATCAAAATCAAAGGAACCGGTTCCTAACAATCCTGGCCCCGTGGTCTTCATATTGTCTTTTATGAACCCACATCTTCTTGGAGTCGGCCATCCCGGCAAACGTTGCGCCCCCGAGCCAAGACACCGCGTACGATTCGGGAGAAGTGAGGACATTGACCGGTCGGTTAATGATATCCTCGACTTCTAATGCCAAGCGCTTAAATAATCCTGGAAGGAAaacatgattaatatttatcattgtgaagcgtccatacaatccgattcctaccggcttcccttttaggcttatttaattttgcgttcgtttttgttttctgttaaatttgcagcgatatgttaactatgGTAATTTTTTTCCTCGGGCTACCTTTTGGAAAATCTCGCTCTTCACCACTGATATTTATCATTTTCCAGCTGTCATCCCACTCTGATGTAGAGTCGgcacaacatttttttaaccaaaTCGCGGAAACgatttggatttgtttttactCTAGAGAATTCCAACCCGGTAAAACGAAATTAGAAAACACCTACACTGGATTTCGCAATCTATAACCCATTACATTAAGAAGCCAACAAATGCACAATAAGcagatgtttattaattataaatgacattacaaattttatctaaGACTAATATGAAAATCGAAAATTTTACTAACCTGGAGTAGGCGCCAGTCCTCCGCAAGGTACAATAGCATCAAACATTTCAGGCCTCAGTTCCGAATCACACTTCATAGCAGCCATCACCACACCCTCCTGCAGTGGGAGAAAACCCGATTTCCGACCCATGACCAGATCAGGTTGAAACATCAACTCTGCAGCCAAGAAAGCCTCCTGACAGACATGAATCTCCTCCCCACTCGGAAGTGGGTAGGCCTTCTTATAATCCCTTCTCGACATCGAAGCATCCTCTGTGACGTACATACAGTCTCTCTTTATTCCCTCTATAATAGATGGAGTATGGACTCCTAGTTCCAACTTTCTTTCCGCCAACTGATGTTCAATGAAGTCTGAAATCTGCGCTCCTGCTAGACCGGTCTGGATATGAGCGTAAGACAAGAGACCGCCTTCGTACACTGGGTTTATGTCTGTGGTGTCGTAACCAAGGTCTACTGAAATGCCGGTAGTGTACCCTGAGCCGTAGAGGGACAGGACGCTTTGAGACTGAACGCAGAGGGCGGGCGCGTTAAGAGTCTCGAAGAACACTTCGCAGCATTTGATCCTGAAAACAACgggtatgtaattaaaaatattggttttgaTCAGTAACGATTTAGAATAGGAATAAGCTTAATATCATTTCCATCTTCTATGTTCATAATTCGCTATCTGTCAAATATATATAACGGTACATGGAGCATACCAACCTTCCGCCGCCAAACAAACTTACTAACAGAATAGGCAATAAGGATCCAATCTGCATTGGACCAGCAAGAATTACTATCCGAACCCTCCACGCTCCTATTAAGGAGAAGATACCATTGCACAGTTCTGGAACTCTAAAGCTGATTATAAAGAATAGACAAGATATCTTTATATCTTGTGTTAAGCATACGTTACTCAAAATACCAACGATATTTAAGCATGAAATTCAAAGATATATCCATGCAAAATGAAGAcactaaaaaaattatcgagAATCTAACTGAAACCAACGCAAATAACATGCAAAGTACAAACTTTTTAAGTCCCGAGCGAAATGGAGTGCAAAagtttcctgtgacgtatttagttatgtttttgcattgagtttcgttgactgtacttctcacatacttatacatatagcgtaacatcttttccccgtgtcaggggtaggcagaggcgtaacatttcatcgcgatagtcgtactgtgtgtgaaacatatcagttgtgtttttggattgggtttaattgactctacttcttacatacatacatatatgtatatagcattacaccttttcccctttttaggggtaggcagagatgtaacaccacagcgcaatagttatagtatgatcgaaatatatcagttgtgtttttgcgttaggtttgtttgaatctacttcttacatacatatatatagcatcacaccttttccccttttcaggggtaagcagaggtgtaacatttgagggcgatagtcgtactgcgtgcgaaacacattagttgtgtttttgtgttgggtttagtggactctacttcttacatacatacatacatatagcatcacaccttttccccttttcaggggtaggcagaggtgttacaccacagcgcgctagttgtactgtgagccaaatatatcagttgtgtttttgcgttaggtttcctcgaatctacttcttacataaatatatatagcatcacaccttttccccgtgtcagcggtaggcagaggcgtataatttcatcgcgatagtcgtactgcgtgcgaaacacatcaGTTGTGTtcttgcgttgggtttagttgactccactttttacatacatacatatatgtagcatcacaccttttacccttttcaggggtaggcagaggtgttacaccacagcgcgatagttgtactgtgagccaaatatatcagttgtgtttttgcgttaggtttgc of the Manduca sexta isolate Smith_Timp_Sample1 chromosome 27, JHU_Msex_v1.0, whole genome shotgun sequence genome contains:
- the LOC115441435 gene encoding actin, whose product is MAFEKPVVVIDNGSYSIKAGFSCDNHPVSIFRTVVGRPNYLQGSYGKQHYDVYIGDEAIAKITDLEFSRPVVNGRIVHWDNMERIWHHVFYRELKVAPEDRSVILGCACTTPMDEKIKCCEVFFETLNAPALCVQSQSVLSLYGSGYTTGISVDLGYDTTDINPVYEGGLLSYAHIQTGLAGAQISDFIEHQLAERKLELGVHTPSIIEGIKRDCMYVTEDASMSRRDYKKAYPLPSGEEIHVCQEAFLAAELMFQPDLVMGRKSGFLPLQEGVVMAAMKCDSELRPEMFDAIVPCGGLAPTPGLFKRLALEVEDIINRPVNVLTSPESYAVSWLGGATFAGMADSKKMWVHKRQYEDHGARIVRNRFL